The Gossypium arboreum isolate Shixiya-1 chromosome 4, ASM2569848v2, whole genome shotgun sequence DNA segment TACTCCCAACTTATATAGATTTGATATTAGTTAACTTGACCTCGACATGTCAAGTCTGACTTCTAATTTTATTTGTCCAActtctctcaaatcctaaaaACCCACCATCATTTACACATTCAAACCATAAACTTCACAAAAGATTATTTCAATCACTCCTTACTCCAACTTAATTTATCATATGagcttttttccttctttttttttgccAATGTTATGTTATTAGCTTTTTCATTTTCTCTtgaatatgttaaatatttatttatttttattgtcatTATAATAAATTATGGTCATATAATCTTAATTGATAATATGACTAACTAATTTATAAATTTAGTTAACAGATTAACTATAATGACTTAAGTATTGTATTTCAATTTGAATATTCTATTAACATAACCTTTAAAAATAGTGTCATGTTGTGGGAAATAAAAAGGAGGATTCATAAGAAAATTCGAGCTAAAAATATGAAGAGAATATTCTACATGAAGTATAGATTTTTGAGGTCTACGAGAAGATATTTAGTACATTTGAGTGACCTTTAATGATGATGGTATTTGAACAAAAGCAAAGTGGTAATATTACAATCGAGCAATACTCATAACTCGATGATGTCTTCGATGCTAGAGTTACATCATTGTTTGGTTGAAATTGAATCGGGCACACACTAGAAAGACTTGTATCAAGGTGCGGGCAAGCTAGTTATACTCACCATTGTTTGTGTAAAGTAAGGCTCAATACTTAACAAATCTAGCATAGACATCCTTATAGGAGGAGGAGTTGGGGTAGGCAAGTTCAGCAAGTTCAGTATGCACTCGTTGATATCTCTATTGGGCAGGTTTCTCAAGTTCGGCATGCACTTTTCATTGTCTTCATCGACAACTCAATTATACGTGCGTTTTAAAAACTTGAAGATGTTGTCTTTCTTGAATAAAATTCGTTACTCTTATATCAATTGTAATAATGCACTAATTGTTGTGCAAATAGGATAAAAGAGAGTAAGTTACTGTATTAAAAAATCACATTAGGTTCAATTGAAAAAGTCATAAACGATCTTGCTTAAAACCCAACATCTTAGATAAAATCTCCCTCTAATGTAATTTATCGAGGTTTGACAAATTATACCTATGCCCTCGGGCACTACaaatagaaaaaaagaaaaatttttctTACGAAGGAAATaacaaattttgagatgatttaaAGGTAGGAGAAACCACCTCCATTTATATTAGTACAAATACTTCACAACCTTATGTTTTTTAGATGTAGGGTTGTGATATTTCATCACTAATGATGAAAAATTATTATCCACGATCAATGTACTCCCAATGACATGCTAAAGACAATGGGCTATGATGGATCTATTACTTATGAATAATAGCCCAACGTTGATCTTTCCTCGAACGCAAGTCAATCATGTATCAAAGTTCATCCACTTCGACAAAATGTCTAAAACAATCTCAAATTGTTGTAAAACAAAACTATAGGTATGCCAAACTGTTGtaataaactttaatttaataaaatttttttatggcATTAACAAttgtatataaattttaaaatttgaaaagtacaatatTTGAATTctgaaaataaaaatgtatacaAAAAGTACAGAGATTTGAgcttatttttaatcattttaaatttgtaaatacttgttgattgagtcttaattcgatTGGCATGAACATTGTTGTAAATGTAAGAAAATATAAATTCGAGTATTCTGAAGTGTAATagactataaataattttaaatattgtgtgaacataaaattaaaaaataaataagtcATCCATCCATATGCTTATATTGTATGTATAAATTCCACTTGTTCTTTCCATCTAAATTTGAAAGTCAAACATTCATCTCACACAAAAATGTCGATTTCCCCAGGTTCTGTCACATCTCAGCCGCACATTGCCCTCTTTCCGAGTGCCGGAATGGGTCATCTGACCCCTTTTCTCCGCCTCGCCTCGCTGCTATTATCCCACAACTGTAAGCTAACTTTGATCACCACAAAACCTACTGTTTCAGTCGCTGAATGTACACACATTTCTTCCTTTCTCTCCAAACATCCAGAAATCAATCATATTGAATTCCATGTCCCTCCAATGCAGCATTCGGATTCCATTTCGGATGACCCTTTTTTCATCCAATTCGAAGCCACTAGCCGCTCTGCACATCAGATACATCCATTGTTAGCTTCTTTAACTCCACCGATTTCCGCCATTTTTGCAGACCTTGTGGTCGCCAATGGTACCAACAAAGTTGCGGTTGATCTCGGGGTACGAAACTATGTTGTTTCCACCACTTCTCTCAAGTTTCTTTCACTCATGGCGTATCTACCGATCCTGACAACATCGGATGCTGCTAAGCTCGTCGATGGTGCCGCCGAGATCGAGATCCCGGGGCTGACCCCGTTTCCGATATCAAGCATTCCACCTCCATTCTTCAATGCCGATCATGGATTTACAGCAACCCTTGTTTCAAACGCTAAAGCTCTCCCTTTCTGCAATGGAATCCTAATGAACACCTTTGAATCCTTTGAGCCTGAAACTCTTTCAGCAATCAGCAACAAGAGAGCCTTAAGCAATCTCCCATCGATTCTCCCTATAGGACCATTGGAAACTTATGGTCTCAACATGAACGACCAAACTCGATATCTTCCATGGCTGAACGACCAACCAGCTGAATCAGTCGTTTTCTTAAGCTTCGGAAGCAGAACGGCCATGTCGAAAGATCAAATAAAGGAATTAAGTGATGGACTAGAGAGAAGTGGGTATCGATTCCTTTGGGTTCTCAAGACGAAAAAAGTTGACAAAGATGAAAAAGAAGATTTGGGAGAGATATTAAGCAGTTCATTTCTCGAAAGCACAAAGAACAGAGGTATGGTAATCAAAGAATGGGTGAACCAGCAAGATATTCTGGGAAATGCAGCCATTGGAGGATTTGTAAGCCATTGTGGGTGGAACTCAGTGATGGAAGCTGCTGGGAATGGGGTTCCAGTGCTGGCATGGCCTCAACATGGGGACCAAAGAACAAATGCAGAGGTTTTGGAGAAAGCTGGGCTGGGAATATGGGATGCAACGTGGGGATGGGGAGGTCAGAGATTGGTTAAACAAGATGAGATTCAGAGAAAGATCAGTGAGTTGATGACAGATGAGAAGCTGAAGAGTAAGGCTAAAAGTGTAGGGAATGAAGCTAAGAAAGCTACTGGAAATGGTGGGACTTCCAAAAACACAATCCTGGAAACCATTGAATCGTTGAAGCAAAATGTGCAGACTGTTTTAGGAACTCATAAAAATTAGACATGGGATTtggaattttattgtttaattggcattattgatttatttttgaaCAATATGATCCAAGTCAATGAGTTTGAAATTTTAGTGAACTGTTTTCATCTTTTACTCTCTTTAATTTTTGCCCTAAAATATTTGCCAACGATATTTGtgcgttatatatatatatacattggaACATGAATATATCATgatgtaattttatattaattgttATACATAAATATTTACACATATCACATCTTCCTTACTGTATAACCGCCCTACATATAATACAATATTATTACAACGATATCTCAATCCCGTGTGGTAGTCTGGTTAGGGTGTTCAATGTTTCATGTGTGACCTGGGTTCAAATAATATTCATTATCCAAAAGGATTAAATAGAATGATCTAATTTGATCCTATCTACAAAATATGTTTCCCAAAGTGATATGATATTCATTAATAAACTATACTCAACACAACCcataaatatcttttaataaaCTACCAACATCATAAATATAGAAAATGTCTTAAACAACTCCAGTGATCAAGAAGTGGGAACTCCTTTTGTACTCAACTATCATTTCTATATTTTTCAACATAatcttatttaaatattttatatttatataaatttcgaTACTatcattgtttttctttttatctaATATTTGTTAAGATTTAAAATAATGTTGTGCATAATATTTaagtatattatgttttatttgagTTAAAGTTTCAAAAAAGGGGAAATTATGGAGCCTACTTCCTTAGTAAGCCAAGGTCTGCCGTCGCTGGCATGAGTATTTAGGTATTCTTGTTTTCTTGTCTTTTGTTCTCTTACTCTTTTCATCTTTTTGCAACTAGTGTTCCGAAAATTAGCTTTATTCTACGCTTGAAAGAAGGATTCCCAAGTTTCGTGGTTGGTACTTGCATCAATGGAAAACAAATTAGCAAATTTGACACTCAACGAAGAAGAGGATGAAATTTTGCAGATTCAAGTAGATCCAGTCTTCGGAAAAGAAAGGGGTGAGTTCCAATTAATAGGTTGTTTCCTAACGGCAAGTATAATCCACTTCCCAGCTATGAAGAGCACGATGGCGAATCTATGGCATCCGGTCTGTGGAGTTCAGATCTGAGATTTGGGAGAAAAAGggtatttatttcaattttttcatgTCATGGACATGGAACGGGTTTTTAAGGGATCACCTTGAATTTTCAACAATCATTTATTGGTTCTTTATAGATTACAGTGGGGGGAGGATCTGTTAAAAGTGCCATTAACCTTCACCCCTTTTTGGGTACAAATTCATGATGTCCCTGTTGGTTTATTTTATGGGAAAATAGCAGCATAATTGGGTAATTTTTTGGGGAACATTTTGGAAAATGATGGCGTAAACCTAGGGAAGGAAAATTGTAACTACATGCATATAAGGGCCCAGACTGACATCAGATAACCATTGAAAAGGAAAAAACAGATTTTGTTTATGGAAGATGTTCATTTTATGTATGAACGACTATCTTTGTTCTATTTCTATTGTGGTCGTTTGGGACATAGTGATTCGTTTTGTGAAGCTAAGATGTTGCTTAGGGTGGAAATTGCTGAATTTGGTTGGGATCTATCTTTGCATGCTTAATCACGTAAAGCCTTATCGATGAACAATATCTGGCTTGGGGAGGAAGATGATGACAAACATGAATAGGATAGGAGGAACAATTGGGCTTCAAGGAACAGAATATGGGACGAAGTTAATAATGGAAGAAGTGGAAAGGCTATCGATCCAATATTGGGTTTTAATCTGGAAGGGGGATCATCATATCTTGATCGACAAAAGGAAAATCTACCGTCAGATTTGACAAAAACAACTATGGAACATGACCTGGAGGATGGCGTCTTATTTGGAGAAGAGGGGAAGAAGAGAGCTAGAGGGGCAATGGAAGATTTTTCAGCGAGAGAAGAAATTGATAGCTTAATGGCAAGAAATAGAATATTGGTGGAAGTTAATCATTCATCACCGACGGCTGCCAAGAGGCAAGTCGACCGGTCACAATGAAAATTTTGAGCTGGAATGTTTGTGGTTTGGGGAGGCCACGGACGATTCGATAACTTTGGTATCTGCTAAAGACGTATAATCCCTATATCATCTTCTTTATGGAGACAAAGCTTGGTAGTAGACAGATGAAATGGGTGCGCCGAAAATGTGGTTTTGTGCATGATGTTGAGGTTGATTCAGAAGGTAGTAGAGGAGGCTTATGTTTGGCATAGAGACTGG contains these protein-coding regions:
- the LOC108459103 gene encoding UDP-glycosyltransferase 708C1-like is translated as MSISPGSVTSQPHIALFPSAGMGHLTPFLRLASLLLSHNCKLTLITTKPTVSVAECTHISSFLSKHPEINHIEFHVPPMQHSDSISDDPFFIQFEATSRSAHQIHPLLASLTPPISAIFADLVVANGTNKVAVDLGVRNYVVSTTSLKFLSLMAYLPILTTSDAAKLVDGAAEIEIPGLTPFPISSIPPPFFNADHGFTATLVSNAKALPFCNGILMNTFESFEPETLSAISNKRALSNLPSILPIGPLETYGLNMNDQTRYLPWLNDQPAESVVFLSFGSRTAMSKDQIKELSDGLERSGYRFLWVLKTKKVDKDEKEDLGEILSSSFLESTKNRGMVIKEWVNQQDILGNAAIGGFVSHCGWNSVMEAAGNGVPVLAWPQHGDQRTNAEVLEKAGLGIWDATWGWGGQRLVKQDEIQRKISELMTDEKLKSKAKSVGNEAKKATGNGGTSKNTILETIESLKQNVQTVLGTHKN